Proteins from a genomic interval of Euleptes europaea isolate rEulEur1 chromosome 18, rEulEur1.hap1, whole genome shotgun sequence:
- the SAMD14 gene encoding sterile alpha motif domain-containing protein 14, which produces MMSSSKLQDADEVFDFNDVIPETQRLDSSLQKARAQLSGKGRRQRPSRSRLRDSVSSTEGEDILEKKVGDGYGSPLQRLRSPLHGSLQVSSPLSGTSPFARGTEFSFDTATVRRTTDQEEHLSSPLIRYRPLTNTSSQEALGGTPTSSSPKSCPSSDSSPIYARRERHSEDDCRDTSPPEPASPTIGLDKKTRRKFLDLGVTLRRASSGKSRKEKGGNRLSMGNRELVEGSSRPSVSPFMPFSWFTDSGKGSASSGSTASPSSSPKNEAFSHKKSASQESTLSDDSTPPSSSPKTVSTAPPETKCSYPYHTLSQSSDEFLDEPLSAASTWSSQQVGQWLESLSLEQYMAEFAAQDVDGQQLLHLDGAKLKALGVGNSHDRSLLKRKLKELNAAVEKERKAQEKVEKQKEKQKKKEQEQKKS; this is translated from the exons attttaatgatgtgattccaGAGACCCAGAGGCTGGACAGCAGCTTGCAGAAGGCCCGAGCCCAGCTCTCCGGCAAGGGCAGGCGGCAGCGGCCCTCCCGGTCCCGCTTGAGAGACAGCGTCAGCTCCACAGAAGGAGAGGACATCTTGGAGAAGAAG GTGGGCGATGGCTACGGGAGCCCTCTCCAGCGCCTGAGGTCCCCCCTCCACGGCTCTCTCCAGGTCTCCTCTCCACTCTCCGGTACCTCGCCGTTCGCTCGCGGCACGGAGTTCTCCTTTGACACCGCGACCGTCCGGAGGACAACTGACCAGGAGGAACACCTCTCATCGCCCCTCATCCGTTACCGGCCCCTGACCAACACCTCCTCCCAGGAAGCCTTAGGGGGCACCCCCACCAGCTCCTCCCCCAAGTCCTGCCCCAGTTCCGATAGCTCGCCCATCTATGCACGCAGAGAGAGGCACAGTGAAG atGACTGCCGGGATACGAGTCCTCCAGAGCCTGCCAGCCCCACTATTGGACTTGACAAGAAAACCAGGAGGAAATTTCTGGATTTAGG AGTAACTCTCCGAAGAGCATCTTCTGGGAAAagcaggaaagagaaagggggcaaTCGGCTATCTATGGGCAACAG AGAACTGGTGGAGGGCTCCAGCCGTCCCTCAGTGTCCCCTTTCATGCCTTTCTCGTGGTTCACAGATAGTGGGAAAGGCTCTGCTTCCTCGGGCAGTACGGCCTCGCCCTCTTCTTCTCCCAAGAACGAGGCCTTCAGCCACAAGAAATCTGCCTCACAG GAATCCACCCTAAGCGACGACTCCACTCCCCCTAGCAGCAGTCCCAAGACCGTGAGCACGGCGCCCCCCGAGACCAAATGTTCCTACCCCTACCACACGCTATCACAGTCATCGGACGAG TTCTTGGACGAACCTCTGAGCGCAGCTTCGACGTGGAGCAGTCAGCAGGTGGGCCAGTGGCTGGAGAGCTTGAGCCTGGAGCAGTACATGGCGGAGTTCGCCGCACAAGATGTGGACGGTCAGCAGTTGCTACACCTTGATGGAGCCAAGCTGAAG GCTCTTGGAGTCGGCAATTCTCACGACCGGTCTCTTCTGAAGCGGAAGCTGAAAGAGCTGAACGCGGCAgtggagaaagagaggaaagctCAGGAAAAAGtggagaagcagaaggagaaacaaaagaagaaggagcaggaacagaagaagagttag